Proteins encoded together in one Acanthochromis polyacanthus isolate Apoly-LR-REF ecotype Palm Island chromosome 12, KAUST_Apoly_ChrSc, whole genome shotgun sequence window:
- the cmc1 gene encoding COX assembly mitochondrial protein homolog, translating to MRIMATMEATNTDEIKLRHVETDVLIPKMMREKAKERCADKVEAFNHCCKDSGFFMVFKCQEENAALKECLTLHYKDPTFFEECKQEYIREKLEFERTGIPTKNRTQKLPTSM from the exons ATGAGAATCATGGCCACAATGGAGGCAACAAACACAG ATGAGATTAAGCTGAGACATGTGGAGACAGATGTTCTGATCCCCAAGATGATGAGGGAGAAAGCCAAGGAGCGCTGTGCTGACAAGGTggaag CCTTCAACCACTGCTGTAAAGACTCGGGTTTCTTCATGGTGTTTAAGTGTCAAGAGGAGAATGCAGCGCTGAAGGAATGTCTGACGCTACA CTACAAGGACCCTACGTTTTTTGAAGAATGCAAACAGGAGTACATCCGAGAAAAACTGGAGTTTGAGAGGACAGGAATCCCAACCAAGAACAGGACACAGAAGCTTCCGACTAGCATGTGA
- the azi2 gene encoding 5-azacytidine-induced protein 2 isoform X1, whose translation MEPLAVDDDICILKHETAYTTAGESPVSVCAGDESVASHFALVTAYEDIKKRLRDTERENTLLRKRVKQLEDKLFRPDAPPSEGPQYVNKAFSAYRGIYIEKEDLQMELNKLKKEKSESERLLTEQLQAKEMELLQLKSEMETSQGTVMKSLNSSQDYWQVDRVSPELKIHKLQEELERVTLENSRLLERGAVEEPHGLNGPDLDQTCDAKYNARERSMQQTYKALCGEVTRLHSELKHQTGLIRKLRPWISETRQAASTVPIQCLDDVEKNNNHPVPRASVPRPPSAPPLPSCSGRPPVSGPSGALLPDSLREDCWYDGPWPSQSCSGEALVGSDACSVVLPPPPLNQASLDDSSRSFPSPPKPSDAMFWEGHSAASNSSSSMGNCSPRSPPNTEWVKPF comes from the exons ATGGAGCCCCTGGCAGTGGATGATGACATTTGCATCCTTAAACATGAGACAGCCTACACCACTGCTGGTGAAAGTCCTGTATCGGTGTGTGCCGGCGATGAATCTGTTGCTTCCCACTTCGCCTTGGTCACGGCCTATGAGGACATCAAGAAACGACTGAGAGACACGGAACGAGAGAATACCTTGCTGAGGAAGAGGGTTAAGCAGCTAGAGGACAAG CTCTTTAGGCCAGATGCTCCCCCATCAGAGGGTCCCCAGTACGTGAACAAGGCCTTCAGTGCCTATCGAGGTATCTATATAGAGAAGGAGGATCTACAGATGGAGCTTAACAAACTG aaaaaggagaagagtGAGAGTGAGAGGTTGCTGACAGAGCAGCTGCAAGCCAAAGAGATGGAACTGCTTCAGTTGAAATCAGAGATGGAGACCAGCCAAGGTACAG TGATGAAGAGCCTGAACAGCTCTCAGGACTACTGGCAGGTGGACCGGGTCAGCCCTGAGCTAAAGATCCAcaagctgcaggaggagctggagagggTGACGCTGGAGAACAGTCGACTGCTGGAGAGAGGCGCGGTG GAGGAACCTCATGGCCTTAACGGACCAGACTTGGACCAGACCTGTGATGCAAAGTATAATGCAAG GGAGAGGAGCATGCAGCAGACATACAAGGCTTTGTGTGGTGAGGTCACTCGTCTCCATTCAGAGCTGAAGCACCAAACAGGCCTGATTAGGAAACTCCGGCCATGGATCAGTGAGACAAGACAAG CTGCCTCAACAGTTCCAATCCAGTGTCTGGACGATGTGGAAAAGAACAACAACCACCCAGTTCCTCGGGCGTCAGTGCCTCGTCCTCCCAGTGCCCCCCCACTCCCCTCGTGCTCTGGCCGGCCCCCTGTCAGCGGCCCGTCAGGCGCCCTGCTGCCAGACAGTCTGAGGGAGGACTGCTGGTACGATGGGCCCTGGCCCTCTCAGAGCTGCTCAGGAGAGGCTCTGGTCGGCAGCGACGCCTGCTCCGTGGTGCTGCCGCCGCCTCCCCTGAACCAGGCCTCTCTGGACGACAGCTCCCGCTCCTTCCCCAGCCCACCCAAACCCAGTGACGCCATGTTCTGGGAGGGACACTCCGCTGCGTCCAACTCCTCGTCGTCGATGGGAAACTGCAGTCCTCGGAGCCCTCCCAACACAGAGTGGGTCAAGCCCTTTTAA
- the azi2 gene encoding 5-azacytidine-induced protein 2 isoform X2 produces the protein MEPLAVDDDICILKHETAYTTAGESPVSVCAGDESVASHFALVTAYEDIKKRLRDTERENTLLRKRVKQLEDKLFRPDAPPSEGPQYVNKAFSAYRGIYIEKEDLQMELNKLKKEKSESERLLTEQLQAKEMELLQLKSEMETSQVMKSLNSSQDYWQVDRVSPELKIHKLQEELERVTLENSRLLERGAVEEPHGLNGPDLDQTCDAKYNARERSMQQTYKALCGEVTRLHSELKHQTGLIRKLRPWISETRQAASTVPIQCLDDVEKNNNHPVPRASVPRPPSAPPLPSCSGRPPVSGPSGALLPDSLREDCWYDGPWPSQSCSGEALVGSDACSVVLPPPPLNQASLDDSSRSFPSPPKPSDAMFWEGHSAASNSSSSMGNCSPRSPPNTEWVKPF, from the exons ATGGAGCCCCTGGCAGTGGATGATGACATTTGCATCCTTAAACATGAGACAGCCTACACCACTGCTGGTGAAAGTCCTGTATCGGTGTGTGCCGGCGATGAATCTGTTGCTTCCCACTTCGCCTTGGTCACGGCCTATGAGGACATCAAGAAACGACTGAGAGACACGGAACGAGAGAATACCTTGCTGAGGAAGAGGGTTAAGCAGCTAGAGGACAAG CTCTTTAGGCCAGATGCTCCCCCATCAGAGGGTCCCCAGTACGTGAACAAGGCCTTCAGTGCCTATCGAGGTATCTATATAGAGAAGGAGGATCTACAGATGGAGCTTAACAAACTG aaaaaggagaagagtGAGAGTGAGAGGTTGCTGACAGAGCAGCTGCAAGCCAAAGAGATGGAACTGCTTCAGTTGAAATCAGAGATGGAGACCAGCCAAG TGATGAAGAGCCTGAACAGCTCTCAGGACTACTGGCAGGTGGACCGGGTCAGCCCTGAGCTAAAGATCCAcaagctgcaggaggagctggagagggTGACGCTGGAGAACAGTCGACTGCTGGAGAGAGGCGCGGTG GAGGAACCTCATGGCCTTAACGGACCAGACTTGGACCAGACCTGTGATGCAAAGTATAATGCAAG GGAGAGGAGCATGCAGCAGACATACAAGGCTTTGTGTGGTGAGGTCACTCGTCTCCATTCAGAGCTGAAGCACCAAACAGGCCTGATTAGGAAACTCCGGCCATGGATCAGTGAGACAAGACAAG CTGCCTCAACAGTTCCAATCCAGTGTCTGGACGATGTGGAAAAGAACAACAACCACCCAGTTCCTCGGGCGTCAGTGCCTCGTCCTCCCAGTGCCCCCCCACTCCCCTCGTGCTCTGGCCGGCCCCCTGTCAGCGGCCCGTCAGGCGCCCTGCTGCCAGACAGTCTGAGGGAGGACTGCTGGTACGATGGGCCCTGGCCCTCTCAGAGCTGCTCAGGAGAGGCTCTGGTCGGCAGCGACGCCTGCTCCGTGGTGCTGCCGCCGCCTCCCCTGAACCAGGCCTCTCTGGACGACAGCTCCCGCTCCTTCCCCAGCCCACCCAAACCCAGTGACGCCATGTTCTGGGAGGGACACTCCGCTGCGTCCAACTCCTCGTCGTCGATGGGAAACTGCAGTCCTCGGAGCCCTCCCAACACAGAGTGGGTCAAGCCCTTTTAA